Proteins from a single region of Drosophila biarmipes strain raj3 chromosome 3R, RU_DBia_V1.1, whole genome shotgun sequence:
- the LOC108031776 gene encoding protein PAT1 homolog 1: MDDSFFGFDTNLPDDDGGDGRIGEAEYDALNDETFGSAINGDWEEAHETMVRLGGNGERVRKRPTESSGSTDFPDHGNGAFLRHPNPLSSAPSSSGSTPAPFNAPFRQSRHIGDSDLELNLSSMKLDDVDLSTFTGDSEASGLSNRINLDSGVWGSQPFPNNQHLFREPMRSAFKPQQQQQQPLNLQQMKPPTEANANFPLPPQGFSKITTLEDIERKMFDDFSLGNRQQVATPTMLQQQQLQQQQLQQHQLQQQKQQSQQQQPPPQQAQHKAPPGFMGTPQTSPPRPNLGFPGPHPLPELLPTPPSQQQLNGMGGNRVPPGFIYPPGLPGNIPQMPQHPLMPQHMPPNFPLPGGNQRSLPNPHALPTALNNFAMHPSFNAMRAAGLHPAAFMQPPHPHQMQPPRMPPHPLQAATSLLGQQPPNSMYNMFNMRLVQEIQQNHPLLQQAAVVRQMQQSRAGSVASDRQKTQMQQQQQGRRPDGTGNYPLEEYDEYANLMSTRDKHWLIGIQLSQLNTDTPYIDDYYYTVFRERKAQQNGQMRNSQAHKDNQLNHPLTQPRGHAQLILVQLGNKNGTRNGHGRERRNSENANSTAGSTNNGSGGNNNNLTGYIFSPLKFENSLGKLQYGSVTAPRKIIDADIMNESTAGADANATSSSTSSTPLPTSASHDVNPSSMRKSRHILLLIETLYRYLLKLEDLESPEVMATIELKKKKEAERIAALEQLEMANKTPEERAAEAANPQTMNPQLRNKFNYEVETNAALVNKLKAGLPFDKVVSMMHVRKGKILLRRIMPFIADQNIRWVVWSGVFCSLQTVVKKDKDDVEGILYALYPEFKKHINKATFEILVTISAGITLNDKKLTGIFCSRFGILSLVALILRAEEIYVSRSDSTLSEENRQKWREFLAQVASCLNRTIQNQTISAAIESDAIQPLMDHFERFKDLKLDALLALITEARHQID; the protein is encoded by the exons ATGGATGACTCTTTTTTCGGCTTTGACACAAATCTACCG GACGATGACGGTGGCGACGGACGCATCGGCGAGGCGGAATACGATGCCCTCAATGACGAGACCTTCGGATCGGCGATAAATGGCGACTGGGAGGAGGCCCACGAGACGATGGTGCGGCTGGGCGGGAATGGTGAGAGGGTGCGCAAGCGGCCCACAGAGTCCAGTGGGAGTACGGATTTCCCCGATCACGGCAACGGCGCCTTCCTGCGGCATCCCAATCCGCTCTCCTCGGCGCCCTCGTCCAGCGGCTCTACTCCGGCCCCGTTCAATGCCCCCTTCCGGCAGTCGCGGCACATCGGCGACTCGGATCTGGAGCTGAACCTCTCCTCGATGAAGCTGGACGACGTGGATCTGTCTACGTTTACCGGCGACAGCGAGGCCAGTGGCCTGAGCAATCGGATTAACCTGGACTCGGGCGTCTGGGGTTCGCAGCCGTTTCCCAACAACCAGCATTTGTTCCGGGAGCCCATGCGCAGCGCCTTTAagccgcaacagcagcaacaacaaccacttAATCTTCAACAAATGAAACCTCCGACGGAGGCGAATGCCAACTTTCCACTGCCTCCGCAGGGTTTCTCCAAGATCACGACCCTCGAGGACATAGAACGCAAAATGTTCGATGACTTCAGCCTGGGCAACAGGCAGCAGGTCGCCACGCCGACCAtgttgcagcaacagcagttgcagcagcagcaactgcagcaacaccaactgcagcagcagaaacaacagtcgcagcagcagcagccgccgcctCAGCAAGCGCAGCACAAGG CACCCCCTGGCTTCATGGGAACGCCGCAGACCTCTCCACCCAGGCCAAATTTGGGTTTTCCCGGTCCCCATCCACTGCCCGAGCTACTGCCCACTCCGCCATCGCAACAACAACTGAACGGCATGGGAGGCAACCGAGTGCCGCCCGGGTTTATTTACCCGCCTGGTCTGCCCGGTAATATACCGCAAATGCCGCAGCATCCGCTTATGCCGCAGCACATGCCGCCGAACTTTCCACTGCCCGGCGGCAACCAGCGATCATTACCCAATCCGCACGCCCTGCCCACGGCTCTAAACAATTTTGCCATGCATCCCAGCTTCAATGCGATGCGAGCGGCTGGCCTGCACCCGGCGGCCTTTATGCAACCACCCCATCCGCACCAGATGCAACCACCGCGAATGCCGCCACACCCGCTGCAGGCGGCCACCAGTCTACTAGGTCAGCAGCCACCGAACTCCATGTACAACATGTTCAACATGCGACTGGTGCAAGAGATCCAGCAGAACCATCCGTTGCTCCAGCAAGCGGCCGTGGTGCGCCAGATGCAGCAGAGCCGAGCCGGCTCCGTGGCCAGCGATCGCCAGAAGACCCagatgcaacagcagcaacagggaCGACGACCAGATGGGACAGGGAACTATCCGCTGGAGGAGTACGACGAGTACGCCAATCTCATGAGCACTCGTGACAAGCACTGGCTGATCGGAATCCAGCTATCCCAGCTGAACACGGACACGCCGTACATTGACGACTACTACTACACGGTCTTCAGGGAGCGCAAGGCCCAGCAGAACGGCCAGATGCGCAACAGCCAGGCGCACAAGGACAACCAGCTGAACCATCCGCTCACCCAGCCACGCGGACATGCGCAGCTCATTCTAGTACAACTGGGCAACAAGAATGGCACTCGTAACGGACACGGACGCGAACGTCGCAACTCGGAGAACGCCAACAGCACGGCAGGCAGCACGAACAATGGGTCAggtggcaacaacaacaacctgACGGGGTATATATTCTCGCCGCTGAAGTTCGAGAACTCCCTGGGCAAGCTGCAGTACGGCAGTGTGACCGCGCCGCGGAAGATCATCGATGCCGACATTATGAATGAATCGACTGCCGGTGCAGATGCCAATGCAACTTCCTCTTCCACGAGTTCGACCCCGCTGCCCACTTCAGCGAGCCATGATGTTAATCCCAGCAGCATGCGCAAGTCGCGTCACATTCTGCTACTGATCGAGACGCTGTATCGCTATCTGCTGAAGCTCGAGGATTTGGAGAGCCCCGAGGTGATGGCCACCATCGAgctgaaaaaaaagaaggaagcCGAACGCATAGCAGCCCTCGAGCAGCTAGAAATGGCCAACAAAACGCCCGAGGAGCGGGCCGCCGAAGCCGCCAATCCACAGACCATGAATCCGCAGCTGAGGAACAAATTCAACTATGAGGTAGAGACGAACGCTGCGCTGGTCAACAAATTGAAGGCTGGTTTGCCATTCGACAAGGTGGTGTCCATGATGCATGTGCGCAAGGGAAAG ATACTTCTCCGTCGCATAATGCCCTTCATTGCGGATCAAAACATTCGCTGGGTAGTATGGAGCGGTGTCTTCTGCTCCCTGCAGACAGTGGTCAAAAAGGACAAGGACGACGTTGAAGGAATCCTGTACGCACTCTACCCAGAGTTCAAGAAGCACATAAACAAGGCCACTTTCGAGATCTTAGTGACCATATCAGCTGGCATTACGCTGAACGACAAGAAACTGACTGGAATCTTCTGCAGTCGC TTTGGAATCCTTTCGCTGGTTGCCCTGATACTTCGTGCCGAAGAAATATACGTTTCCCGAAGTGACTCGACTCTCAGCGAGGAGAACAGGCAAAAATGGCGGGAATTCTTGGCTCAGGTGGCATCCTGCCTCAACCGCACTATTCAAAACCAGACCATCTCGGCAGCCATTGAGTCGGATGCGATTCAACCGCTTATGGACCACTTTGAACGGTTTAAAGATCTAAAGCTCGATGCCCTCTTAGCATTAATAACCGAAGCCAGGCATCAAATTGATTAG
- the LOC108032111 gene encoding uncharacterized protein LOC108032111, protein MKRKTSEIWCFFRAVDDTYALCNICKAKLSYKTTTTNLSKHMNRMHPTAGLGRASNYKYQSSTLDRNRAKPRNQTQELIMLEFVKKHPRLLQNPTWETRGDMESLWEELTSDLNRHGPPRKDVGTWKRALKDWKRFILKKVENNELHNVPFGTSLSSSEETIATLCRLNEDVSQIIMKVSDDDEMHEHSNTEFDVDDVEDVVPEEDTGALQNTAEFVYEPEDTKADIDPLFLQSSKRAALAGSRVADEQATLLDKISMVHDAANSAHFALNEFFVLYKQKLYEDKRHHLAIEQLMAEKIELKKKLLEIEQRKLSLK, encoded by the exons ATGAAGCGAAAGACCAGCGAGATTTGGTGCTTCTTCCGGGCGGTGGACGACACGTATGCGCTGTGCAACATCTGCAAGGCGAAGCTCTCCTACAAGACGACCACCACAAACCTGAGCAAGCACATGAACAGAATGCATCCCACGGCGGGACTGGGCCGGGCCAGCAACTACAAATACCAGAGCAGTACCCTGGACCGAAACAGGGCCAAGCCGCGCAACCAGACGCAGGAGCTCATAATGCTGGAGTTCGTGAAGAAGCACCCGCGCTTGCTGCAGAATCCGACGTGGGAAACGCGCGGCGACATGGAGTCGCTGTGGGAGGAGCTGACCTCCGACCTCAATCGACACGGGCCTCCGCGCAAGGATGTGGGCACCTGGAAAAGA GCCCTGAAGGACTGGAAGCGATTCATCCTGAAgaaggtggaaaataatgagCTGCACAACGTTCCCTTCGGCACCAGCCTCAGTTCGTCGGAGGAAACAATAGCCACCTTGTGTCGCCTAAACGAGGATGTTAGTCAAATAATTATGAAGGTCTCCGACGACGATGAAATGCACGAGCACTCCAACACGGAGTTCGACGTGGACGATGTGGAGGACGTGGTACCGGAAGAAGATACTGGTGCCCTCCAGAACACCGCCGAGTTCGTTTACGAGCCGGAGGACACCAAAGCAGACATAGACCCCCTCTTCCTGCAGTCCAGCAAGCGGGCTGCTTTGGCCGGCAGTCGTGTGGCGGATGAGCAGGCAACGCTGCTGGACAAGATTAGCATGGTCCATGATGCCGCCAATAGCGCCCATTTCGCTCTCAATGAGTTCTTCGTCCTGTACAAGCAGAAGCTGTACGAGGACAAGCGTCACCACCTGGCCATCGAACAACTAATGGCCGAGAAAATAGAATTGAAAAAGAAACTCTTGGAAATAGAGCAGCGAAAGCTGTCGCTGAAATGA
- the LOC108032112 gene encoding putative tRNA (cytidine(32)/guanosine(34)-2'-O)-methyltransferase 1: MGKTSKDKRDIYYRQAKEEGWRARSAFKLLHVDEAYGILNGVQRAVDLCAAPGSWSQVLSRKLYDPCQTDDEKAAVKIIAVDLQAMAPIRGIIQLQGDITKQSTAEAIIGHFGGDEKAQLVVCDGAPDVTGVHEMDEYMQHQLLVAALSIATCVLETGGTFVAKIFKGNATGLLSSQMQIFFKKFDIYKPPSSRPSSIEAFVVCSDFCLPAGYIPQVINPARDDIRLLAQKTGSDVNRRLVPFIACGDLNGLSDADEGKSATSEDPKSDVEYVYDAVMSDASYPLEFKEILKEVYDDQLQIS, encoded by the exons atgggaaaaacatCAAAGGACAAACGTGATATATACTATCGACAGGCCAAGGAGGAGGGCTGGAGGGCCAGGAGTGCCTTCAAGTTGCTCCACGTGGACGAGGCCTATGGAATTTTAAATG GTGTCCAGCGTGCCGTGGATCTGTGTGCTGCTCCAGGGAGCTGGTCCCAGGTGCTCTCCCGCAAGCTGTACGATCCCTGTCAAACGGACGACGAGAAGGCCGCCGTAAAGATCATAGCCGTGGATCTGCAGGCCATGGCTCCCATCCGTGGAATAATCCAGCTGCAGGGAGATATCACCAAGCAGTCGACCGCAGAAGCCATCATCGGGCACTTTGGCGGCGATGAGAAGGCACAGCTGGTGGTCTGCGATGGAGCGCCCGATGTCACTGGTGTCCATGAAATGGATGAGTACATGCAGCACCAGTTGCTGGTGGCTGCCCTAAGCATTGCCACCTGTGTGCTGGAAACTGGCGGCACTTTTGTGGCCAAGATCTTCAAGGGCAATGCCACCGGGCTTCTGAGCTCCCAAATGCAGATATTCTTCAAGAAATTCGACATCTACAAGCCGCCAAGCTCGCGTCCCTCAAGCATCGAAGCGTTTGTGGTGTGCTCGGACTTCTGCCTGCCCGCCGGCTACATTCCGCAGGTTATCAACCCGGCGAGAGATGATATCCGCCTGCTGGCACAGAAAACAGGATCCGATGTTAACCGTCGGCTAGTTCCCTTCATTGCTTGCGGGGATTTGAACGGGCTTAGTGATGCTGATGAGGGTAAATCCGCCACATCGGAAGATCCAAAATCG GATGTGGAATATGTTTACGATGCTGTCATGAGCGATGCATCTTATCCCCTGGAattcaaagaaatattaaaggaAGTATATGATGATCAGTTACAAATCAGCTAA
- the LOC108031955 gene encoding uncharacterized protein LOC108031955 gives MHRIPLPLVPDPSPEASEYVTMSKVMCPRNLIECELFLKVLRKETDAVFLGFSENAQSCLNLSKECMQMKNPVVLKKTTQSLDEIICRAPSGTPAFVDAILARSVLYMKTNQHANACHDLLFYESLDETLKTTEGTLVSQILLCISLYMNREYQAAKDKLTFLKALIEQTPLSEKNEIGQFLCLIQQYEERISQARRNVELSEKVESKDLTPFRGFKLKRKIPFASQACEYFEKSKDKPAGVFASDDIPKGEIVLVENPVFFQFNAPFLNCDLCGLHREQLYTCDNCRFKTYCSKVCMESDAEVHQFECYGYKIGLIPMLEASILFRLFLQSGEYILPALVDMAMEGGVISDPRDAWTFIQEHAREEDQEYNLIGELLATVPDYTLLTKEKYQNIVTTAFRLSVFIYSDHDLADKFFYLMALGKTDMINVMSAILLRLGAHVLLNSQRAELYYPKPGEGMNETHEEFGKCGALPTSTDRISANAFSYYGVNAISDFVDCYNKIHDSLDEFESELQEKSSKDSPILQFADKLQSICIQKYEIDTVEDITTAETLPAHQVDEIFDIFNTSKRCQLLTSFAKYFHQFIHQYFNKIENTFQVKSTFCVTLKAFKHNCVTENVKVISLPQGKLVGVTENEVFAGEELVVCPDFLRHRDQNIFLELAQCKDLNCSSNLNREQSSLEKKLSPEFLRHNKAFIFAINNEISTWKQSRQDVKLQLNLSILYGTYNSFLALHCAEKDEIRLLGVLKFSMFLAMNGFLQHASDNILKIVELIELDDIYFKDVQIYRQVFRVIKRIMEHYIDIMIDCPDVGPDYPKMVIVSCSLILKRLQLHTEALIDNEEASSLYTEYSTYHYKWKTVLSSYLQMPPGLRNFLTDSKK, from the exons ATGCATAGAATACCACTGCCTTTGGTGCCAGACCCTAGTCCCGAGGCCTCTGAATATGTCACGATGTCAAAGGTCATGTGTCCGCGCAACCTGAT AGAATGCGAGCTGTTCTTGAAGGTTTTGCGAAAGGAAACCGATGCAGTTTTCCTCGGCTTTTCCGAAAATGCTCAAAGTTGTCTCAACCTTTCCAAGGAGTGCATGCAGATGAAGAACCCCGTTGTGCTAAAGAAG ACTACGCAGAGTCTGGACGAGATCATATGCCGCGCACCCAGCGGCACCCCAGCATTCGTAGATGCTATTTTGGCTCGAAGTGTGCTCTATATGAAGACTAACCAGCATGCG AACGCCTGCCATGACTTGTTGTTTTACGAGTCCCTGGACGAAACTCTCAAGACAACAGAGGGAACTCTGGTCTCGCAGATCCTTCTTTGCATAAGCCTCTATATGAACCGGGAGTATCAAGCAGCGAAAGATAAATTGACTTTCCTAAAAGCACTCATTG AACAAACTCCATTGTCTGAAAAAAATG AAATTGGACAGTTTCTATGTCTTATACAACAATATGAAGAGCGAATCAGCCAAGCTAGGCGGAATGTTGAGTTAAGCGAGAAAGTGGAAAGCAAGGACTTAACGCCATTCAGGGGTTTCAAGCTTAAGCGGAAAATACCATTTGCCAGCCAAGCTTGTGAATACTT CGAAAAATCCAAAGATAAGCCTGCCGGAGTCTTCGCCTCCGACGACATTCCCAAAGGAGAAATAGTTCTGGTCGAAAATCCTGTGTTCTTCCAGTTCAATGCTCCATTCCTGAACTGCGATCTGTGTGGCCTGCACCGGGAGCAGCTGTATACCTGTGATAACTGTCGTTTTAAGACCTATTGCTCAAAGGTGTGCATGGAGTCCGATGCGGAAGTCCATCAATTTGAGTGCTACGGTTATAAAATTGGCCTGATACCAATGCTAGAGGCATCGATACTGTTTCGATTGTTCCTTCAATCCGGGGAATATATACTTCCGGCTTTAGTTGACATGGCGATGGAGGGCGG AGTAATCAGTGATCCCCGTGACGCTTGGACGTTTATACAGGAGCATGCCCGGGAAGAGGATCAAGAATACAATCTTATTGGAGAATTACTTGCCACAGTACCGGACTATACACTGCTTACCAAAGAAAAGTATCAGAATATAGTAACCACAGCATTCCGTCTGTCTGTTTTTATCTACAGTGACCATGACCTCGCAgataaattcttttatttgatGGCTCTTGGCAAAACCGACATGATTAATGTAATGTCGGCGATTCTTCTACGTTTGGGTGCTCACGTTCTATTAAATTCCCAGCGAGCTGAGCTCTACTATCCGAAACCCGGAGAAGGCATGAATGAAACTCATGAAGAATTTGGCAAGTGTGGCGCGCTTCCGACTTCCACTGACCGTATAAGCGCAAATGCTTTTAGTTACTATGGAGTAAACGCGATTTCAGATTTCGTAGACTGTTACAATAAGATTCACGATAGTCTGGATGAGTTCGAAAGTGAGCTTCAAGAAAAGTCTTCTAAGGATAGTCCAATCCTTCAGTTTGCTGATAAACTTCAGTCGATATGCATTCAAAAGTATGAAATTGATACTGTGGAAGATATCACAACTGCGGAAACCTTGCCTGCACACCAAGTAGATGAAATTTTTGATATCTTTAACACATCAAAACGGTGCCAGTTGCTGACAAGCTTTGCCAAATATTTTCACCAGTTTATTCATCAATATTTCAACAAAATCGAAAATACTTTTCAAGTAAAATCCACGTTTTGTGTCActttaaaagcttttaaacACAATTGTGTGACTGAAAATGTGAAAGTCAT TTCGCTTCCACAAGGAAAATTGGTTGGAGTTACGGAAAATGAGGTTTTTGCCGGTGAGGAATTAGTTGTTTGCCCCGATTTTCTCAGGCATCGCGATCAAAACATCTTCTTGGAGCTAGCACAATGcaaagatttaaattgttcCTCCAATCTTAATCGAGAACAATCAAGT CTTGAAAAGAAGCTTTCTCCAGAGTTTTTACGACATAACAAGGCATTCATATTCGCGATAAACAACGAAATTTCTACTTGGAAGCAGTCTAGACAAg ATGTAAAACTGCAACTAAATTTGTCCATTTTATACGGAACCTACAATAGTTTTCTGGCCTTGCATTGTGCCGAAAAGGATGAAATTCGTTTGTTGGGAGTACTTAAATTCTCTATGTTTTTAGCAATGAATg GCTTTTTGCAACACGCCAGtgataatattttgaaaatagttGAGTTAATTGAATTGGATGACATATATTTCAAAGATGTCCAAATCTACAGACAAGTTTTTCGTGTAATCAAGCGAATTATGGAACATTACATTGATATCAT GATTGATTGTCCGGATGTCGGTCCGGATTATCCCAAAATGGTCATCGTGAGCTGttcattgattttaaaaagacTGCAGCTTCATACCGAAGCTTTGATTGATAACGAAGAGGCCTCATCGTTGTACACTGAGTACAGCACCTATCACTACAAGTGGAAGACAGTTCTTAGCTCCTATCTTCAAATGCCGCCAGGTTTAAGGAACTTTTTAACAGACTCCAAGAAGTGA
- the LOC108031956 gene encoding peroxidase produces MRVFLVVLSSLAVAVATRCPFSSMEPLSRSKRNAFDIRPAVSDGSLDALIKDFMPKYNSNSAHNSWAAPSGTRQPLRCGIPPRNCLNDTRNLHYRTLDGACNNLLYPEFGISVSPYRRLLPPRQVEQAPNARLISLSLYGEQTKNDLFRTMAAMQWGQFVAHDISQLSTRGAPLDCCAEPRHPRCLTISLPRGGPIAYHTGKTCLHFARSVSEADAICPKTASPYPEKLSVATAYLDLSSVYGNNPSQNSKLRLFKGGLLKTSYTNGQHWLPLSQNENGECGVKSECYSMPDKRNRFSPTIALLQTLLVREHNRLAENLALINPDHDDERIFQEARKINIAQFQKITYYDWLPLFVGRTYTYLNGLVYPVEPTEYVNDYDETVNPAAYAEFSAAAFRYAHTQIPGWFSLVAPNRSSNQTLRLSDYLDRTETIRLLHSGDNFDALLRGLATQLHKRSDGNIDREIKHYFNRKEFEDYGSDLKSIDIQRARDFGLASYNDVREFCGLRRAVDWADFAHEIPGEKISLLRRLYATPDDVELSVGGTLEYHVPDALFGPTLLCVIGKQFLNTRRGDRFFFERESAGGFTRAQLAEIRKVSLASLFCSNANYLHLVQPNVFVFPNSHNLLLNCNFIPQIDLSKWQDLRPQLVH; encoded by the exons ATGAGAGTGTTTCTGGTGGTTCTGAGTTCGCTGGCTGTGGCGGTGGCCACCAGGTGTCCATTTTCGTCCATGGAGCCCTTGTCCCGCTCCAAACGGAACGCCTTTGACATCCGTCCGGCGGTCAGTGATGGAAGTTTGGATGCTCTGATCAAGGACTTCATGCCTAAGTACAATTCCAACAGTGCACACAACAGTTGGGCCGCGCCTTCTGGTACTCGCCAGCCTTTAAGGTGCGGCATTCCGCCTCGCAACTGCCTGAATGATACCCGAAATCTGCACTACCGGACTTTGGATGGAGCCTGCAATAACCTGTTGTATCCGGAGTTTGGAATTTCGGTTTCGCCGTATCGCAGGCTCTTGCCTCCCCGCCAAGTGGAGCAGGCCCCGAATGCCCGTCTGATCTCCTTGTCCCTGTACGGCGAGCAGACGAAGAACGATCTGTTCCGCACCATGGCGGCCATGCAATGGGGTCAGTTCGTGGCCCACGACATCAGCCAGCTGAGCACTCGGGGAGCTCCCCTGGATTGCTGTGCTGAGCCACGTCATCCCCGCTGTCTGACCATCAGTCTGCCCCGTGGCGGACCCATCGCCTATCACACGGGCAAGACCTGCCTGCACTTTGCCCGCAGTGTGTCCGAAGCGGATGCCATTTGCCCCAAGACTGCATCTCCATATCCCGAGAAGCTGTCGGTGGCCACTGCCTACCTGGATCTCTCCTCGGTCTATGGCAATAACCCATCGCAAAACAGCAAATTGAGGCTGTTTAAGGGAGGTCTTTTGAAGACGAGCTACACGAATGGACAGCACTGGCTGCCGTTGAGCCAAAATGAGAATGGCGAGTGCGGGGTCAAGAGCGAATGCTACAGTATGCCGGACAAGCGTAACCGCTTCTCGCCCACCATAGCCCTGCTGCAGACTCTGCTGGTGCGGGAGCACAATCGCCTGGCCGAGAATCTGGCGCTAATTAACCCCGACCACGACGACGAGCGCATCTTCCAGGAGGCGCGCAAGATCAACATAGCCCAGTTCCAGAAGATCACCTACTACGACTGGCTGCCGCTGTTCGTGGGTCGCACTTATACCTACCTGAATGGGCTCGTATATCCAGTGGAGCCCACAGAGTATGTGAACGACTACGATGAGACGGTGAATCCTGCTGCCTATGCGGAGTTTTCTGCCGCTGCCTTCCGATATGCCCACACCCAGATTCCCGGCTGGTTTTC GCTGGTTGCCCCCAATCGCAGCTCTAATCAAACCCTGCGCCTGAGTGACTACCTTGATCGAACGGAGACCATTCGCTTACTGCACAGCGGCGACAATTTTGATGCCCTATTGAGAGGTTTGGCCACTCAGCTGCACAAGCGCTCGGATGGTAACATCGACCGGGAGATCAAACACTACTTCAACCGCAAGGAGTTCGAGGACTACGGATCAGATCTGAAGTCCATAGATATCCAGAGGGCACGCGACTTCGGCTTGGCCTCCTACAACGATGTGCGAGAGTTCTGTGGACTGCGAAGGGCTGTGGATTGGGCGGACTTCGCTCATGAGATTCCGGGAGAG AAAATTTCGCTGCTGCGTCGATTATACGCCACTCCGGATGATGTGGAGCTTAGTGTGGGTGGCACTCTCGAGTACCATGTTCCGGATGCTCTATTCGGACCCACTCTGTTGTGTGTGATAGGCAAACAGTTCCTAAACACACGACGTGGCGATAGGTTCTTCTTCGAGCGGGAGAGCGCAGGAGGTTTTACACGCG CTCAACTGGCAGAGATTCGCAAGGTGAGCTTGGCCAGCTTGTTCTGCAGTAATGCCAACTATCTGCACTTAGTTCAGCCGAACGTATTTGTATTCCCCAACTCACA CAACTTACTACTCAACTGCAATTTTATACCCCAAATCGATCTTAGCAAGTGGCAGGATCTCAGGCCTCAGCTTGTACACTAG